One window from the genome of Echinicola vietnamensis DSM 17526 encodes:
- a CDS encoding bile acid:sodium symporter family protein has product MQRTRKFLLFSSPVIFIVFGIALAMGFTDVWKISAVACSVVFSLGLGASKRFGGYQYTAWIMTAVVAGMIYPTAFLQWGDVDLRNKWLILFVVQAVMFGMGIQMSLQDFSNLASTGKGVVVGLLSQFSIMPLVGFMLTNLFDFDPEIAAGIILMGACSSGLASNVMVYLARANLVLSVTVTAMATMLAPLMTPFWMKTLAGTLIDIKFLDMMFNIIKIVLVPIGAALLHDYLKKADKNTKNRIYGVAVSCAGYLMLLPFGLWQFYASRLSPAALQSLELMNFFMGAVVFGVAYHLCTRQFKKLDKLMPYISMFGIVYFTTVTTAAGRDNLLQVGMLLFLVAVIHNGLGYFFGYWLSRLLGLDIPSARAMALEVGLQNGGMASGLAGSMGKLGTVGLAPAVFSPWMNITGSILANYWRKRPANERDN; this is encoded by the coding sequence ATGCAGCGGACTCGGAAGTTTCTTTTATTCAGTTCACCTGTCATCTTCATCGTTTTTGGTATTGCCTTGGCGATGGGATTTACCGATGTCTGGAAAATCAGTGCCGTAGCATGCAGTGTGGTGTTTTCGTTGGGGCTTGGCGCTTCCAAGCGGTTTGGTGGGTATCAGTATACGGCGTGGATCATGACCGCCGTGGTAGCCGGGATGATTTACCCAACCGCCTTTTTGCAGTGGGGAGATGTGGATTTGCGAAACAAATGGCTGATATTATTTGTCGTACAGGCGGTGATGTTTGGCATGGGCATCCAGATGAGTTTACAGGATTTTTCCAATTTGGCCAGCACCGGAAAGGGTGTTGTTGTAGGCTTATTGAGCCAGTTCAGCATCATGCCGTTAGTAGGTTTTATGCTGACCAATCTGTTTGATTTTGACCCTGAAATAGCCGCGGGGATCATCTTGATGGGGGCGTGCAGCAGCGGTTTGGCGTCAAACGTGATGGTGTATTTGGCCAGGGCCAATTTGGTTCTTTCAGTGACCGTGACGGCCATGGCGACCATGCTGGCGCCACTGATGACGCCTTTTTGGATGAAGACATTGGCGGGAACCTTGATCGATATCAAGTTTTTGGACATGATGTTCAATATTATCAAGATTGTACTCGTTCCCATTGGCGCAGCCTTGCTCCATGACTACCTGAAGAAGGCAGACAAGAACACGAAAAACCGAATTTATGGGGTGGCAGTGAGCTGCGCGGGGTACTTGATGCTTTTGCCATTTGGGCTTTGGCAGTTTTATGCAAGTCGTCTTTCTCCCGCTGCACTGCAATCCTTGGAATTGATGAATTTTTTTATGGGCGCAGTGGTATTTGGAGTGGCTTATCACTTGTGCACCCGCCAATTCAAAAAGTTGGACAAGTTAATGCCGTATATTTCCATGTTTGGCATTGTGTATTTTACTACCGTGACTACGGCGGCAGGTCGGGACAATCTCCTCCAGGTAGGCATGCTTTTGTTTTTGGTTGCGGTCATCCATAACGGGTTGGGGTACTTCTTCGGTTATTGGCTCAGCAGGTTGTTGGGTTTGGACATTCCTTCTGCAAGAGCAATGGCCTTGGAAGTAGGACTTCAAAATGGCGGCATGGCTTCTGGCCTGGCGGGCTCGATGGGCAAGCTGGGGACAGTGGGCTTGGCACCGGCGGTGTTCAGTCCATGGATGAATATCACCGGCTCCATATTGGCCAATTATTGGCGAAAAAGACCCGCCAATGAAAGGGATAACTGA
- a CDS encoding transporter substrate-binding domain-containing protein — MNSTLKFSQMIRIFLLSFCFLIFCGSTIAQTESDSVIQVGFTGSQPFVIPDSEGDGISVDLWRDIAFEGKLDYELTHFEGVSSGLEAVKNQSIDVLVGPITINSDRAAEVTFSQPFFETEMAILAPKIEQGFWDYVKPIFSTTFLFGVLGLFLLLSIVGVLLWMVERKTLTPEGKNGTVRGIGNGIWLAIVTMTTVGYGDFAPKTLSGRVIVGIWMIISLITATSFVAGIATTISQIKGEDETITSLLHLEGKRVAVPDNEKIIDNITTVGGRPAPVSDIHEGFEKLSNGDVDALVYDVIALEYTYRSHDEDDFVLSKKNILPQNYGFAFHEASSLKRLVDIEILKLKESGEIQKVIDRWVNSGE, encoded by the coding sequence ATGAATTCTACACTAAAATTTAGTCAAATGATCCGCATTTTCCTGTTGTCTTTTTGTTTTTTAATCTTTTGTGGGAGCACCATTGCCCAGACCGAAAGCGATTCCGTTATCCAAGTAGGATTTACAGGTTCCCAGCCTTTTGTGATCCCGGATTCGGAGGGTGATGGGATATCCGTGGACCTTTGGCGGGATATTGCATTTGAGGGAAAATTGGATTACGAACTGACCCATTTCGAAGGGGTGTCTTCTGGTCTGGAGGCCGTTAAGAACCAGTCGATTGATGTTTTGGTGGGGCCGATTACCATCAATTCTGATCGTGCAGCTGAAGTCACTTTTTCTCAGCCGTTTTTTGAAACCGAGATGGCCATATTGGCACCCAAGATCGAGCAGGGCTTTTGGGATTACGTAAAACCGATCTTTAGCACCACCTTTTTGTTCGGCGTGTTGGGGCTTTTTTTGTTACTTTCCATTGTAGGGGTCTTGCTGTGGATGGTCGAGCGTAAAACCCTTACCCCAGAAGGGAAAAATGGTACCGTCCGTGGAATCGGAAATGGTATCTGGCTGGCCATTGTGACCATGACCACTGTAGGGTATGGGGATTTTGCTCCTAAAACGCTCTCTGGAAGGGTCATTGTCGGCATTTGGATGATCATTTCCCTGATTACGGCGACCTCGTTTGTGGCGGGCATCGCCACGACCATTTCCCAGATCAAAGGCGAGGACGAAACCATTACCTCTCTTTTGCATTTGGAAGGAAAAAGAGTAGCTGTCCCCGACAATGAAAAAATCATCGATAACATCACTACTGTCGGTGGCAGGCCTGCTCCGGTATCCGATATCCATGAGGGATTTGAGAAGCTTTCCAATGGGGATGTGGATGCCTTGGTGTACGATGTCATTGCATTGGAGTATACCTACAGAAGCCATGATGAAGATGATTTTGTGCTTAGCAAAAAGAATATTCTTCCCCAGAATTATGGTTTTGCATTTCATGAAGCTTCCAGTTTGAAGAGATTGGTGGACATCGAAATTCTAAAACTCAAAGAATCCGGTGAAATCCAAAAAGTCATCGACCGCTGGGTGAACAGTGGGGAGTAG
- a CDS encoding glycoside hydrolase family 2 TIM barrel-domain containing protein yields the protein MRNVFCIAFVIFLSGHALFAQTVTGEPAAIPHRPEKFHLNPWEDPLITSLNRMPARTTAYSYKDAETAKIGDREESRIQLLNGDWDFHFAMNMKEAPSDFYRSRVTGWDKIEVPSNWELKGYDKPIYKSAVYPFRPINPPYVPEDYNGVGSYQRTFELEENWEDMNITLHFGAVSSAFKVWLNGEFVGYGEDSFLPSEFNITPYLRSGENVLSVQVLRWSDGSYLEDQDHWRLSGIQREVFLMAEPKLRVYDFHWQATLAEDYTNATFSLRPKVENLTGERVPDSKLTAQLFDAEGKPVFATPLEMAVEDILNESYPRLDNVKFGLLEATVENPHLWSDEHPYLYTLVIGLEGAKGQLLEAKSCKVGFRDIRFDPETSKLLINGKETYIYGVNRHDHHPVRGKALTRQDIEEDVKTIKQFNFNTIRTSHYPNDPYFYELCDEYGILVIDEANHETHGIGGKLSNDTQWTHAYMERVSRMVQRDKNHPSIIFWSLGNEAGRGPNHAAMAAWVHDVDITRPVHYEPAQGNHRAEGYIPPNHPDYPKDHAHRIQVPTDQPYVDMVSRFYPGIFTPDLLVNQHADHRPIVFIEYSHSMGNSTGNMKELWDKFRSLPQVIGGCIWDFKDQGLLKQTDDGEAFYAYGGDFDEERHDGNFCINGIVASDGRPKAAMYECKWVYQPVEMTWEDSTEMTVRIHNRHADKSLEDYLFELSLLQNGERVNRRDLPNLALAAGEDTVINLKPYLPDLQPGDEYLAHLTFSLSEEELWAGKGHEVAQQQFQVQKGNSPEFPAPRQAFEVEESVTNILVKGEGFQVAFGKSTGALESYQLAGEEQISQPMALSFSRPLTDNDRKGWKPHEKLKVWYEATPKLSDMSSSKEEDGSIEVTSKYALIDGKAEATVVYTVLAGGVVKVDYTLIPLDDLPNLPKVGMHLGIRREYDQIRWYGKGPVENYIDKNHGFMAGIYQQPIDQFMEPYVMPQENGNRTDVRWMELTDKSGENGLNITADSLLSMSAWPFTAENINAAEHTYELDDAGFITVNIDLAQMGVGGNDSWSDVAQPLQQYQLPAKPYRYSYYIRAKRKD from the coding sequence ATGCGTAACGTTTTTTGTATTGCCTTTGTCATTTTCCTAAGTGGTCATGCGCTCTTCGCCCAAACGGTGACGGGTGAGCCGGCAGCCATCCCCCATCGGCCAGAAAAGTTTCACCTCAACCCATGGGAGGATCCGCTGATCACCAGCCTGAACAGGATGCCAGCAAGGACCACAGCGTATTCCTATAAAGATGCGGAAACCGCCAAGATAGGGGATCGAGAGGAAAGCCGCATTCAGTTGCTGAATGGTGATTGGGACTTCCATTTCGCCATGAACATGAAGGAAGCACCAAGTGACTTTTACAGGTCAAGGGTAACAGGATGGGACAAGATCGAAGTGCCTTCCAACTGGGAGCTCAAAGGCTATGATAAGCCCATTTATAAAAGTGCCGTTTACCCTTTTCGCCCTATTAATCCACCTTATGTCCCAGAAGATTACAATGGTGTGGGCTCCTATCAGCGGACTTTTGAATTGGAGGAAAATTGGGAAGACATGAACATTACGCTTCATTTTGGAGCGGTGAGTTCTGCTTTTAAGGTGTGGCTAAACGGTGAATTTGTCGGTTACGGAGAAGATAGCTTTTTACCTTCCGAATTTAACATTACGCCCTACTTACGTTCTGGGGAGAATGTGCTGTCCGTGCAGGTTCTTCGCTGGAGTGACGGCTCCTACCTCGAAGACCAGGACCATTGGCGACTCAGTGGCATCCAGCGGGAGGTGTTTTTGATGGCCGAACCCAAGCTGAGGGTCTATGATTTCCATTGGCAGGCCACATTAGCGGAAGATTATACCAACGCTACTTTTAGCCTTCGGCCTAAAGTCGAAAACCTCACTGGAGAAAGGGTGCCAGACAGTAAGCTGACCGCTCAGCTTTTTGATGCAGAAGGCAAGCCCGTGTTTGCCACACCACTGGAGATGGCGGTAGAAGATATTTTGAACGAAAGCTATCCCAGGTTGGACAATGTGAAGTTTGGCCTGTTGGAAGCCACTGTGGAAAATCCGCATCTATGGAGTGATGAGCATCCTTATTTATACACGCTGGTCATTGGTTTGGAGGGCGCAAAGGGACAGCTGCTGGAAGCCAAAAGCTGTAAAGTAGGCTTTCGCGATATTCGATTTGACCCTGAAACGAGCAAATTGCTCATCAATGGCAAAGAGACCTATATCTACGGCGTCAACCGCCACGACCATCATCCTGTCCGAGGAAAGGCCCTTACCCGCCAAGATATTGAGGAAGACGTAAAGACGATCAAGCAATTTAATTTCAATACCATCCGCACCAGTCACTACCCCAATGATCCGTATTTCTACGAGCTCTGCGACGAATACGGTATTTTGGTGATCGATGAGGCCAATCACGAAACCCATGGCATTGGCGGGAAGTTGAGCAATGATACCCAATGGACCCATGCTTATATGGAGCGGGTCAGCAGAATGGTGCAGCGTGACAAAAACCATCCATCCATCATTTTCTGGAGTTTGGGCAATGAGGCAGGGCGCGGGCCGAATCATGCGGCCATGGCTGCTTGGGTGCATGATGTGGACATTACCCGGCCGGTCCATTATGAACCGGCACAGGGAAATCACCGTGCAGAAGGGTACATTCCCCCAAACCATCCCGATTACCCAAAGGATCATGCCCATCGGATCCAAGTACCCACCGATCAACCCTATGTGGACATGGTCAGCCGTTTTTATCCCGGGATTTTTACCCCGGATTTATTGGTCAATCAGCACGCAGACCATCGTCCCATTGTCTTTATTGAATATTCCCATTCCATGGGGAACAGTACCGGAAATATGAAGGAGCTTTGGGATAAGTTTCGGTCACTGCCACAAGTTATCGGGGGATGTATTTGGGACTTCAAGGATCAGGGACTGCTGAAGCAAACCGACGATGGGGAGGCATTTTATGCGTATGGCGGGGACTTTGACGAGGAGCGACATGATGGCAATTTCTGTATCAACGGCATTGTTGCCTCCGATGGACGACCAAAAGCCGCCATGTACGAATGCAAATGGGTGTATCAACCGGTGGAGATGACGTGGGAAGATTCGACTGAGATGACCGTGCGCATTCACAACCGGCATGCAGATAAGAGCTTGGAGGATTATCTGTTTGAACTTTCATTGCTGCAGAACGGGGAAAGAGTAAATCGGCGGGATTTGCCGAACCTGGCCTTGGCAGCAGGAGAAGATACTGTAATAAACCTTAAGCCCTATCTTCCAGACCTGCAACCTGGCGACGAATACCTTGCCCATCTTACCTTTAGCTTGTCAGAAGAGGAGTTATGGGCAGGGAAAGGCCATGAGGTCGCGCAGCAGCAGTTTCAGGTCCAAAAAGGAAACTCACCCGAATTTCCTGCACCGCGTCAAGCTTTCGAAGTAGAAGAATCCGTTACGAATATTTTAGTGAAGGGAGAAGGCTTTCAAGTAGCCTTTGGCAAATCCACTGGGGCACTGGAAAGCTATCAGTTGGCGGGAGAAGAGCAAATTTCCCAGCCGATGGCGTTGTCTTTTTCGCGCCCGCTTACTGATAATGACCGAAAAGGATGGAAGCCCCATGAAAAATTAAAAGTTTGGTATGAAGCGACTCCCAAGTTGAGCGATATGTCCTCTTCCAAAGAGGAGGATGGATCCATTGAGGTAACGAGTAAGTATGCCTTGATAGATGGTAAAGCGGAAGCTACGGTGGTGTACACGGTGCTGGCCGGAGGAGTGGTAAAGGTAGATTATACGCTGATTCCGCTTGACGACCTTCCAAACCTTCCAAAAGTAGGCATGCATTTGGGCATTCGCAGGGAATATGACCAGATCAGGTGGTACGGCAAAGGGCCTGTCGAAAATTACATTGACAAAAATCATGGCTTCATGGCAGGAATTTACCAACAGCCCATCGATCAATTCATGGAACCCTATGTGATGCCACAAGAAAATGGTAACAGAACCGATGTCCGCTGGATGGAGCTCACGGATAAATCAGGTGAGAATGGATTGAACATCACTGCGGATAGCCTGCTGAGCATGAGTGCTTGGCCATTCACGGCAGAAAATATCAATGCGGCCGAGCATACTTACGAGCTTGATGACGCAGGATTTATCACCGTTAATATTGATTTGGCCCAAATGGGAGTGGGAGGAAATGACAGTTGGTCAGACGTAGCCCAGCCCCTCCAGCAGTATCAGCTTCCGGCCAAACCTTATCGGTACAGCTATTATATTAGAGCCAAGAGGAAAGATTAA
- a CDS encoding glycosyl hydrolase, giving the protein MSSIKTQHIICLLLFTLLAVSCGGSAEEGKDATDDFKPTYETSQPWVYWYWMYSTYSKEGITADLEAMKEAGIGGAFLMSIKGPATPPLTPQPTLQGSEAWWEMVHHAMKEADRLGLRLAMHACDGFAVAGGPWITPEKSMQKVVWTDTLIQGGAKVDVQLNQPESYEDYYRELAVFAFPVKAEWQQSSETLRPRVTNSFGDQSLEYLLDDADDQRFGTNDEAWIQYAFEKPFTCRSIRIKTSGNSYQAHRLKIAVSDDGEHFREVTRLTPPRHGWQDWDYDYTHSIPATTAKYFRFIYDKSGTEPGAEDLDAAKWKPSLKVKTIALSSRPTINQYEGKSGAVWRVSERADKEVLPSSECVPLDQLVDVSDQMDANGRLVWDAPDGEWKVMRFGYTSTGHTNYTGGGAKGLEVDKFNAEAVKFQFDQWFGEALRTAGPELAEKVLKIFHIDSWEAGSQNWSPVFREEFKKRRGYDMVSYLPVMAGVPLESAETSERLLYDLRRTISEVVMDNFFGTLQAEATKNDVKFSSENVAPTMVSDGMEHFKYIDYPSGEFWLNSPTHDKPNDMRDAISGGHIYGKQIIQAEAYTELRMDWDEYPGMLKALGDRNYALGINRFFYHVFVHNPWLDRKPGMTLDVIGLYFQRDQTWWKPGKAMVDYHQRVQYQLQKGHPVIDLAVFTGEDLPSRSVLPERLVPFLPGPAGKEKMAAEKARWANEDQPTRVIPKGVKHSANMADAADWTDPLRGYHYDSFNKDAFLTLAKVEDGKVVFGKGTSYSFLVFPGQRKMNPNARLMSVEVAEKLLQLVKEGATVLVGEEPRGTLGYQEDESRLAAVVQELWAGEQNASQQGGHPKTWQVGKGKVVQLPYQQATFEGIGLAPDVVAVDQNGKRNAGFAFAHRRSGTEDVYFLSNQQEETRRWDISFRVSGKRPVFYDAVLDREYPVSKWKEVDGRTVLPVQLPANGSLFVIFREDTAEKAVNEGDNWPTYSEVQPVSSPWEVAFDPDYRGPHAVLEMTTLEDWSSHANDSIKYYSGTAVYKTSFDWNKKDEGVFWLHLGEVANIASVKVNGKDCGIAWTFPYQVDISDALRNGQNELEIAVTNTWANRIIGDLKLPEAQRFTNTIADLERMEGREPLEAGLLGPVRILEQNK; this is encoded by the coding sequence ATGTCTTCAATAAAGACCCAACATATCATTTGTCTTTTGCTTTTTACTTTGCTTGCCGTGTCGTGTGGCGGTTCCGCAGAGGAAGGCAAAGATGCGACCGACGATTTTAAGCCCACTTATGAAACCTCCCAGCCATGGGTGTATTGGTACTGGATGTATTCCACTTATTCAAAAGAGGGGATTACGGCAGATTTGGAGGCCATGAAAGAAGCGGGGATAGGAGGGGCGTTTTTGATGTCCATCAAGGGCCCTGCCACGCCGCCGTTGACCCCTCAGCCTACCTTACAGGGCTCTGAAGCGTGGTGGGAGATGGTCCATCATGCCATGAAAGAAGCGGACAGGCTCGGACTTCGTTTGGCCATGCATGCTTGTGATGGGTTTGCCGTAGCGGGCGGGCCTTGGATTACCCCTGAGAAATCCATGCAAAAAGTGGTATGGACGGATACGTTGATACAGGGGGGAGCCAAAGTGGATGTTCAGCTAAATCAGCCAGAAAGCTATGAGGATTATTATCGGGAATTGGCAGTATTTGCCTTTCCGGTAAAAGCTGAATGGCAGCAATCATCAGAAACCTTACGGCCGAGGGTAACCAACAGTTTTGGAGATCAATCCTTGGAATATTTGTTGGATGATGCCGATGACCAGCGCTTCGGGACCAATGATGAAGCTTGGATTCAGTATGCCTTTGAAAAACCCTTTACCTGCAGGTCCATTCGGATCAAGACCAGTGGCAACAGCTATCAGGCCCACCGACTAAAAATTGCTGTTAGTGATGATGGGGAGCATTTTAGAGAAGTAACACGGCTCACTCCACCGCGACATGGGTGGCAAGATTGGGATTATGATTACACCCACAGCATTCCTGCGACCACGGCCAAGTACTTTCGTTTTATCTATGATAAATCCGGCACAGAACCCGGGGCAGAGGACTTGGATGCAGCCAAATGGAAGCCATCGCTAAAGGTGAAGACCATCGCCCTTTCTTCCAGGCCTACCATAAATCAGTATGAAGGCAAATCAGGAGCCGTCTGGCGCGTGAGTGAACGTGCGGACAAGGAGGTGTTGCCCTCTTCGGAATGTGTTCCCTTGGACCAATTGGTAGATGTTTCCGATCAGATGGATGCTAATGGAAGGTTGGTCTGGGATGCGCCTGATGGAGAATGGAAGGTTATGCGTTTTGGCTATACGTCCACGGGGCATACCAATTACACCGGAGGCGGCGCCAAAGGACTGGAAGTAGATAAATTCAACGCCGAGGCGGTAAAGTTTCAGTTTGACCAGTGGTTTGGAGAGGCTTTGCGCACCGCAGGGCCTGAGTTGGCAGAGAAGGTATTGAAGATTTTCCATATTGACAGCTGGGAAGCCGGTAGCCAAAACTGGTCGCCTGTTTTTCGGGAGGAATTCAAAAAGCGTAGGGGATATGACATGGTCAGCTATTTGCCGGTCATGGCAGGTGTGCCCCTGGAAAGTGCCGAGACATCCGAGCGGCTTCTTTACGACCTTCGCAGGACCATCTCGGAAGTAGTGATGGACAATTTCTTTGGGACCCTGCAAGCCGAAGCCACTAAAAATGACGTGAAATTCAGCTCCGAAAATGTGGCGCCCACCATGGTGAGTGATGGGATGGAGCATTTTAAATACATCGATTATCCCTCGGGGGAATTTTGGCTGAACAGCCCTACACACGATAAGCCCAATGATATGAGGGATGCGATTTCGGGAGGGCACATTTATGGGAAGCAGATTATTCAAGCAGAAGCCTATACAGAATTGAGAATGGACTGGGATGAATATCCCGGGATGTTAAAAGCTTTGGGGGATCGGAATTATGCCCTGGGCATCAACCGTTTTTTTTACCATGTATTTGTTCATAATCCTTGGCTAGACCGTAAACCGGGCATGACCTTGGATGTGATAGGATTGTACTTTCAGCGGGACCAGACCTGGTGGAAGCCCGGCAAGGCCATGGTAGATTATCACCAACGGGTGCAATATCAATTGCAAAAGGGCCATCCAGTGATTGACTTGGCGGTGTTTACGGGAGAGGATTTGCCCAGTAGGTCGGTGCTCCCCGAGCGCTTGGTGCCCTTTTTGCCCGGTCCGGCAGGAAAGGAAAAAATGGCAGCAGAAAAAGCCCGCTGGGCCAATGAGGACCAACCTACCCGCGTCATCCCAAAAGGGGTAAAGCATTCCGCAAATATGGCCGATGCAGCAGATTGGACAGATCCTTTAAGGGGCTACCACTATGACAGTTTCAACAAGGATGCTTTTTTAACATTGGCAAAAGTGGAAGATGGAAAGGTGGTTTTTGGTAAAGGTACCAGCTATTCCTTTTTGGTATTCCCCGGGCAGCGGAAGATGAACCCCAATGCCCGTTTGATGTCGGTGGAGGTAGCGGAGAAATTATTGCAACTCGTCAAGGAAGGCGCGACTGTTTTGGTGGGCGAAGAGCCAAGAGGTACCTTAGGGTATCAGGAAGATGAATCGCGGTTGGCAGCTGTGGTGCAGGAGCTTTGGGCTGGAGAACAAAATGCCTCCCAACAAGGAGGCCATCCCAAAACGTGGCAAGTCGGAAAAGGGAAAGTTGTCCAGTTGCCTTATCAGCAGGCGACTTTTGAGGGCATAGGCCTGGCACCCGATGTGGTGGCGGTAGACCAAAACGGAAAGCGGAATGCCGGATTCGCCTTTGCCCATCGCAGAAGCGGGACAGAGGATGTGTATTTCCTGTCAAACCAACAGGAAGAAACGAGAAGATGGGACATTTCTTTTCGCGTTAGTGGCAAGAGACCGGTGTTTTATGACGCGGTGTTGGACAGGGAGTATCCGGTGAGCAAGTGGAAAGAAGTGGATGGCAGGACCGTTCTTCCGGTACAATTGCCCGCAAATGGATCTTTATTCGTGATCTTCAGGGAAGATACTGCAGAAAAAGCCGTCAATGAAGGGGACAACTGGCCTACCTACAGTGAGGTGCAGCCCGTGAGCAGTCCATGGGAAGTGGCCTTTGATCCCGATTATCGGGGTCCTCATGCAGTCCTGGAGATGACTACCTTGGAAGATTGGAGCAGCCATGCCAATGACAGTATAAAGTACTATTCGGGCACGGCAGTGTATAAAACTTCTTTTGATTGGAATAAAAAAGATGAAGGTGTATTTTGGCTTCACTTAGGGGAAGTGGCCAATATCGCCTCGGTCAAGGTGAATGGAAAGGATTGCGGTATCGCGTGGACTTTTCCGTATCAAGTAGACATTTCCGATGCCTTGAGAAATGGCCAAAATGAATTGGAAATCGCCGTGACAAACACTTGGGCAAATCGGATCATCGGGGATTTGAAGCTTCCTGAAGCGCAGCGATTTACCAATACCATAGCTGATTTGGAGCGGATGGAAGGGAGAGAGCCGCTTGAAGCAGGTTTATTGGGGCCTGTACGCATCTTGGAGCAAAACAAGTAG
- a CDS encoding sialate O-acetylesterase yields the protein MKNSLVFLGLFFLVNVSFGKVTLPSIFTDNMVLQQQMEAPIWGWASPNTSVKITTSWDEHVYTAESNADGEWKAKLSTPEAGGPFVISITDGEELTLENVLVGEVWLCSGQSNMEMPLKGFPGQPIIGGNEAIVNSKNDQIRLITVPRKSTVQAQDNFEGQWQEAAPGVTSNFSATAWFFGTQLHRSLGVPIGLVHVSWGGSSIEAWMSEQMLADFKDEISIPKSEDEIDVPNRTATALYNGMITPIAGYGIKGAIWYQGESNNGRPEQYEELMVTMVREWRNEWGVGDFPFYYAQIAPFNYGMFTPNEVIEKNNSAYLREAQLQAMDRIPNSGMAVLMDIGEKENIHPADKKAGGHRLAYWALAETYGIEGFEYKSPRFEAMEIKGSTVIVALENVPVGITSYGKEVTSFELAGEDKKFYPATAVLRRKSVMLSSPHVDKPVAVRYAFKDFVVGEIFSTGGIPMSSFRTDDW from the coding sequence ATGAAAAATAGTTTGGTTTTTTTAGGACTTTTCTTTTTGGTAAATGTGTCATTTGGCAAAGTGACTTTACCTTCCATTTTTACGGACAATATGGTGCTCCAACAGCAGATGGAGGCCCCTATTTGGGGGTGGGCATCGCCTAATACATCCGTAAAAATCACCACTAGCTGGGATGAGCATGTTTATACCGCCGAATCAAATGCGGATGGAGAATGGAAGGCCAAACTCAGTACGCCTGAGGCTGGAGGGCCTTTTGTCATCAGCATTACCGATGGAGAAGAGTTGACCCTGGAGAATGTACTGGTCGGTGAAGTCTGGTTATGTTCCGGACAGTCCAATATGGAGATGCCGCTGAAAGGATTTCCCGGTCAGCCGATCATAGGAGGAAATGAGGCCATCGTCAACAGCAAGAATGACCAAATCCGCCTGATTACCGTCCCCCGTAAATCCACCGTCCAAGCGCAGGACAACTTCGAGGGCCAATGGCAAGAAGCCGCACCCGGCGTGACTTCCAATTTCAGTGCTACGGCCTGGTTTTTTGGCACGCAGCTGCACCGATCACTTGGTGTCCCGATTGGCTTGGTACATGTCTCTTGGGGAGGTTCGAGTATAGAAGCTTGGATGAGCGAACAGATGTTGGCCGATTTTAAGGATGAGATCAGCATTCCGAAGAGTGAAGATGAAATCGATGTGCCCAATCGGACCGCCACAGCACTTTACAATGGGATGATCACACCAATTGCCGGATATGGTATAAAAGGCGCTATCTGGTACCAAGGTGAATCCAATAACGGTCGCCCTGAGCAGTATGAAGAGCTGATGGTGACCATGGTCCGGGAATGGCGCAATGAGTGGGGCGTAGGCGATTTTCCATTTTATTATGCCCAAATAGCACCCTTTAATTACGGGATGTTCACCCCAAATGAAGTGATCGAAAAGAACAACTCGGCTTACCTTAGAGAGGCCCAACTACAGGCCATGGACAGGATCCCCAACAGCGGGATGGCGGTATTGATGGATATTGGGGAAAAGGAAAATATCCACCCGGCGGATAAAAAAGCAGGGGGGCATCGGTTGGCTTACTGGGCGTTGGCGGAGACTTATGGAATCGAAGGCTTTGAATACAAGAGTCCACGGTTCGAAGCGATGGAAATCAAGGGCAGTACGGTCATCGTTGCGCTTGAGAATGTGCCGGTGGGCATCACTTCGTACGGTAAGGAAGTGACCAGTTTTGAGTTGGCCGGAGAAGATAAAAAATTCTATCCAGCTACTGCCGTTTTGAGAAGGAAGTCGGTGATGCTTTCTTCGCCGCATGTAGATAAGCCTGTGGCCGTGCGCTATGCGTTTAAGGATTTTGTGGTAGGGGAAATTTTCAGCACAGGAGGTATTCCGATGAGTTCCTTTAGGACGGATGATTGGTGA